From Motacilla alba alba isolate MOTALB_02 chromosome 4A, Motacilla_alba_V1.0_pri, whole genome shotgun sequence, one genomic window encodes:
- the OGT gene encoding UDP-N-acetylglucosamine--peptide N-acetylglucosaminyltransferase 110 kDa subunit isoform X3: protein MMRNMACYLKAIETQPNFAVAWSNLGCVFNAQGEIWLAIHHFEKAVTLDPNFLDAYINLGNVLKEARIFDRAVAAYLRALSLSPNHAVVHGNLACVYYEQGLIDLAIDTYRRAIELQPHFPDAYCNLANALKEKGSVVEAEECYNTALRLCPTHADSLNNLANIKREQGNIEEAVRLYRKALEVFPEFAAAHSNLASVLQQQGKLQEALMHYKEAIRISPTFADAYSNMGNTLKEMQDVQGALQCYTRAIQINPAFADAHSNLASIHKDSGNIPEAIASYRTALKLKPDFPDAYCNLAHCLQIVCDWTDYDERMKKLVSIVADQLEKNRLPSVHPHHSMLYPLSHSFRKAIAERHGNLCLDKINVLHKPPYEHPKDLKTSEGRLRIGYVSSDFGNHPTSHLMQSIPGMHNPDKFEVFCYALSPDDGTNFRVKVMAEANHFIDLSQIPCNGKAADRIHQDGIHILINMNGYTKGARNELFALRPAPIQAMWLGYPGTSGALFMDYIITDKETSPVEVAEQYSEKLAYMPNTFFIGDHANMFPHLKKKAVIDFKSNGHIYDNRIVLNGIDLKAFLDSLPDVKIVKMKCPDSCDNADGNAALSMPVIPMNTIAEAVIEMINRGQIQITINGFNISNGLATTQINNKAATGEEVPRTIIVTTRSQYGLPEDAVVYCNFNQLYKIDPSTLQMWANILKRVPNSVLWLLRFPAVGEPNIQQYAQNLGLAQNRIIFSPVAPKEEHVRRGQLADVCLDTPLCNGHTTGMDVLWAGTPMVTMPGETLASRVAASQLTCLGCLELIAKNRQEYEDIAVKLGTDLEYLKKIRGKVWKQRISSPLFNTKQYTMDLERLYLQMWDHYAAGNKPDHMIKPVEASESA, encoded by the exons ATGATGAGAAATATG GCCTGTTACTTAAAAGCAATTGAGACTCAACCAAACTTTGCAGTGGCTTGGAGTAATCTTGGCTGTGTTTTCAATGCCCAAGGAGAAATTTGGCTTGCAATTCATCACTTTGAAAAG gctgTAACACTTGACCCAAATTTTTTGGATGCTTATATCAATCTGGGAAATGTTCTGAAGGAGGCAAGGATATTTGACAG agctgtggcagcttACCTGCGAGCCTTGAGTTTGAGCCCGAATCACGCAGTTGTGCACGGCAACCTTGCCTGTGTGTACTATGAGCAGGGCCTGATCGACCTGGCCATAGACACCTACAGGAGGGCCATTGAGCTCCAGCCCCACTTCCCTGACGCCTACTGCAACTTGGCCAATGCCTTGAAGGAGAAAGGCAGT GTGGTGGAAGCAGAAGAATGCTACAACACAGCCCTTCGACTTTGTCCCACTCATGCAGACTCACTCAACAATCTGGCAAACATCAAGCGGGAGCAGGGCAATATTGAGGAAGCTGTGCGTCTTTATCGGAAGGCTCTTGAG gtGTTTCCAGAGTTTGCTGCAGCGCATTCAAATTTAGCAAGTGTtctgcaacagcagggaaagtTACAGGAAGCTCTGATGCATTACAAAGAGGCTATTAG aatCAGCCCCACATTTGCAGATGCTTATTCTAATATGGGAAACACTTTGAAGGAGATGCAGGATGTTCAAGGCGCTCTGCAGTGCTACACCCGTGCCATTCAGATAAACCCAGCCTTTGCTGATGCCCACAGCAACCTGGCCTCGATTCACAAG GATTCAGGGAATATACCAGAAGCCATTGCCTCTTACCGTACTGCTCTGAAACTGAAACCTGATTTCCCAGATGCCTATTGCAACTTGGCCCACTGTTTGCAG ATTGTTTGTGACTGGACAGACTATGATGAAAGAATGAAGAAGCTGGTTAGCATTGTAGCTGatcagctggagaaaaacagACTGCCTTCTGTACACCCACATCATAGCATGCTGTATCCCCTTTCTCACAGTTTTAGGAAGGCAATTGCTGAGAGACATGGAAATCTCTGTTTGGACAAG ATTAATGTTCTTCACAAGCCACCATATGAGCATCCCAAGGATTTGAAGACCAGTGAAGGTCGACTTCGTATTGGCTATGTGAGCTCTGATTTTGGAAACCATCCAACCTCACACCTAATGCAGTCAATTCCAGGCATGCATAACCCAGACAAATTcgag GTATTCTGCTATGCCCTGAGTCCTGATGATGGGACAAACTTCCGTGTAAAAGTGATGGCTGAAGCAAATCATTTCATTGACTTATCTCAG aTACCATGtaatggaaaagcagcagaccGCATCCATCAGGACGGGATTCACATTCTCATTAATATGAATGGCTACACCAAAGGAGCCCGAAATGAATTGTTTGCCCTGAGACCAGCACCTATTCAG gCAATGTGGCTAGGGTATCCTGGAACCAGTGGGGCATTGTTCATGGATTATATCATCACAGATAAAGAAACTTCACCAGTTGAGGTGGCTGAGCAGTATTCAGAGAAATTAGCTTACATGCCAAACACTTTCTTTATTGGAGACCATGCCAACATGTTCCCCCATCTGAAG aaaaaagCAGTCATTGATTTCAAGTCCAATGGTCATATTTATGATAACAGGATTGTTTTGAATGGCATTGACTTGAAGGCATTCCTGGACAGCCTTCCTGATGTCAAGATCGTTAAG ATGAAGTGTCCTGACAGTTGTGACAACGCCGATGGCAATGCTGCCCTCAGCATGCCAGTGATCCCTATGAACACCATTGCCGAGGCTGTGATTGAGATGATAAATCGCGGGCAAATTCAGATTACTATCAATGGCTTCAACATCAGTAATGGATTAGCAACTACTCAG ataaacaacaaaGCAGCAACTGGTGAAGAAGTTCCCCGGACTATAATTGTTACTACCCGTTCTCAGTACGGCTTACCAGAGGATGCTGTTGTGTACTGTAACTTCAATCAGCTCTATAAGATTGATCCTTCCACCTTGCAGATGTGGGCTAAT ATCCTAAAAAGAGTTCCCAACagtgtgctgtggctgctgcgTTTCCCAGCTGTAGGAGAGCCCAATATCCAGCAGTACGCACAAAACTTGGGTCTTGCCCAAAACCGAATCATCTTTTCACCTGTTGCTCCCAAAGAAGAGCATGTGAGGAGAGGGCAGTTGGCTGATGTTTGTCTGGACACTCCCCTTTGCAATGGGCACACAACTGGCATGGatgtgctctgggctgggactCCAATGGTCACTATGCCAG gtgAGACTCTTGCCTCACGagttgctgcctcacagctcACTTGCCTGGGTTGTCTTGAGCTCATTGCAAAAAACAGACAGGAGTATGAGGATATTGCTGTGAAACTGGGAACTGACCTGGAATA CCTGAAAAAAATCCGTGGCAAAGTCTGGAAGCAGAGAATATCCAGCCCTTTGTTCAACACGAAGCAGTACACGATGGACCTGGAGCGGCTGTACCTCCAGATGTGGGATCACTACGCCGCGGGCAACAAACCGGACCACATGATCAAACCCGTGGAGGCCAGCGAGTCTGCATGA
- the OGT gene encoding UDP-N-acetylglucosamine--peptide N-acetylglucosaminyltransferase 110 kDa subunit isoform X2, which translates to MATSVGNVADSTGLAELAHREYQAGDFEAAERHCMQLWRQEPDNTGVLLLLSSIHFQCRRLDRSAHFSTLAIKQNPLLAEAYSNLGNVYKERGQLQEAIEHYRHALRLKPDFIDGYINLAAALVAAGDMEGAVQAYVSALQYNPDLYCVRSDLGNLLKALGRLEEAKACYLKAIETQPNFAVAWSNLGCVFNAQGEIWLAIHHFEKAVTLDPNFLDAYINLGNVLKEARIFDRAVAAYLRALSLSPNHAVVHGNLACVYYEQGLIDLAIDTYRRAIELQPHFPDAYCNLANALKEKGSVVEAEECYNTALRLCPTHADSLNNLANIKREQGNIEEAVRLYRKALEVFPEFAAAHSNLASVLQQQGKLQEALMHYKEAIRISPTFADAYSNMGNTLKEMQDVQGALQCYTRAIQINPAFADAHSNLASIHKDSGNIPEAIASYRTALKLKPDFPDAYCNLAHCLQIVCDWTDYDERMKKLVSIVADQLEKNRLPSVHPHHSMLYPLSHSFRKAIAERHGNLCLDKINVLHKPPYEHPKDLKTSEGRLRIGYVSSDFGNHPTSHLMQSIPGMHNPDKFEVFCYALSPDDGTNFRVKVMAEANHFIDLSQIPCNGKAADRIHQDGIHILINMNGYTKGARNELFALRPAPIQAMWLGYPGTSGALFMDYIITDKETSPVEVAEQYSEKLAYMPNTFFIGDHANMFPHLKKKAVIDFKSNGHIYDNRIVLNGIDLKAFLDSLPDVKIVKMKCPDSCDNADGNAALSMPVIPMNTIAEAVIEMINRGQIQITINGFNISNGLATTQINNKAATGEEVPRTIIVTTRSQYGLPEDAVVYCNFNQLYKIDPSTLQMWANILKRVPNSVLWLLRFPAVGEPNIQQYAQNLGLAQNRIIFSPVAPKEEHVRRGQLADVCLDTPLCNGHTTGMDVLWAGTPMVTMPGETLASRVAASQLTCLGCLELIAKNRQEYEDIAVKLGTDLEYLKKIRGKVWKQRISSPLFNTKQYTMDLERLYLQMWDHYAAGNKPDHMIKPVEASESA; encoded by the exons ATGGCGACCTCCGTGGGGAACGTGGCGGACAGCACAG GGTTAGCGGAGTTGGCTCATCGTGAGTATCAGGCAGGAGACTttgaagcagcagagaggcaCTGCATGCAGCTCTGGAGACAGGAGCCTGATAACACTGGTGTGCTTTTGTTACTGTCATCCATTCACTTCCAGTGTCGCCGACTGGACAG GTCTGCTCACTTCAGCACTTTGGCAATCAAACAGAATCCGCTGTTGGCCGAAGCCTATTCAAATCTAGGCAATGTGTACAAGGAGCGTGGACAGCTGCAGGAAGCAATTGAACATTACAGACATGCACTGCGCCTCAAACCAGATTTCATTGATGGATATATTAATTTGGCTGCTGCACTCGTAGCTGCAGGTGATATGGAAGGAGCAGTACAGGCATATGTGTCTGCCCTTCAGTACAATCCT gaCTTGTACTGTGTTCGTAGTGACCTGGGGAACCTGCTCAAAGCCCTGGGTCGCTTGGAAGAAGCCAAG GCCTGTTACTTAAAAGCAATTGAGACTCAACCAAACTTTGCAGTGGCTTGGAGTAATCTTGGCTGTGTTTTCAATGCCCAAGGAGAAATTTGGCTTGCAATTCATCACTTTGAAAAG gctgTAACACTTGACCCAAATTTTTTGGATGCTTATATCAATCTGGGAAATGTTCTGAAGGAGGCAAGGATATTTGACAG agctgtggcagcttACCTGCGAGCCTTGAGTTTGAGCCCGAATCACGCAGTTGTGCACGGCAACCTTGCCTGTGTGTACTATGAGCAGGGCCTGATCGACCTGGCCATAGACACCTACAGGAGGGCCATTGAGCTCCAGCCCCACTTCCCTGACGCCTACTGCAACTTGGCCAATGCCTTGAAGGAGAAAGGCAGT GTGGTGGAAGCAGAAGAATGCTACAACACAGCCCTTCGACTTTGTCCCACTCATGCAGACTCACTCAACAATCTGGCAAACATCAAGCGGGAGCAGGGCAATATTGAGGAAGCTGTGCGTCTTTATCGGAAGGCTCTTGAG gtGTTTCCAGAGTTTGCTGCAGCGCATTCAAATTTAGCAAGTGTtctgcaacagcagggaaagtTACAGGAAGCTCTGATGCATTACAAAGAGGCTATTAG aatCAGCCCCACATTTGCAGATGCTTATTCTAATATGGGAAACACTTTGAAGGAGATGCAGGATGTTCAAGGCGCTCTGCAGTGCTACACCCGTGCCATTCAGATAAACCCAGCCTTTGCTGATGCCCACAGCAACCTGGCCTCGATTCACAAG GATTCAGGGAATATACCAGAAGCCATTGCCTCTTACCGTACTGCTCTGAAACTGAAACCTGATTTCCCAGATGCCTATTGCAACTTGGCCCACTGTTTGCAG ATTGTTTGTGACTGGACAGACTATGATGAAAGAATGAAGAAGCTGGTTAGCATTGTAGCTGatcagctggagaaaaacagACTGCCTTCTGTACACCCACATCATAGCATGCTGTATCCCCTTTCTCACAGTTTTAGGAAGGCAATTGCTGAGAGACATGGAAATCTCTGTTTGGACAAG ATTAATGTTCTTCACAAGCCACCATATGAGCATCCCAAGGATTTGAAGACCAGTGAAGGTCGACTTCGTATTGGCTATGTGAGCTCTGATTTTGGAAACCATCCAACCTCACACCTAATGCAGTCAATTCCAGGCATGCATAACCCAGACAAATTcgag GTATTCTGCTATGCCCTGAGTCCTGATGATGGGACAAACTTCCGTGTAAAAGTGATGGCTGAAGCAAATCATTTCATTGACTTATCTCAG aTACCATGtaatggaaaagcagcagaccGCATCCATCAGGACGGGATTCACATTCTCATTAATATGAATGGCTACACCAAAGGAGCCCGAAATGAATTGTTTGCCCTGAGACCAGCACCTATTCAG gCAATGTGGCTAGGGTATCCTGGAACCAGTGGGGCATTGTTCATGGATTATATCATCACAGATAAAGAAACTTCACCAGTTGAGGTGGCTGAGCAGTATTCAGAGAAATTAGCTTACATGCCAAACACTTTCTTTATTGGAGACCATGCCAACATGTTCCCCCATCTGAAG aaaaaagCAGTCATTGATTTCAAGTCCAATGGTCATATTTATGATAACAGGATTGTTTTGAATGGCATTGACTTGAAGGCATTCCTGGACAGCCTTCCTGATGTCAAGATCGTTAAG ATGAAGTGTCCTGACAGTTGTGACAACGCCGATGGCAATGCTGCCCTCAGCATGCCAGTGATCCCTATGAACACCATTGCCGAGGCTGTGATTGAGATGATAAATCGCGGGCAAATTCAGATTACTATCAATGGCTTCAACATCAGTAATGGATTAGCAACTACTCAG ataaacaacaaaGCAGCAACTGGTGAAGAAGTTCCCCGGACTATAATTGTTACTACCCGTTCTCAGTACGGCTTACCAGAGGATGCTGTTGTGTACTGTAACTTCAATCAGCTCTATAAGATTGATCCTTCCACCTTGCAGATGTGGGCTAAT ATCCTAAAAAGAGTTCCCAACagtgtgctgtggctgctgcgTTTCCCAGCTGTAGGAGAGCCCAATATCCAGCAGTACGCACAAAACTTGGGTCTTGCCCAAAACCGAATCATCTTTTCACCTGTTGCTCCCAAAGAAGAGCATGTGAGGAGAGGGCAGTTGGCTGATGTTTGTCTGGACACTCCCCTTTGCAATGGGCACACAACTGGCATGGatgtgctctgggctgggactCCAATGGTCACTATGCCAG gtgAGACTCTTGCCTCACGagttgctgcctcacagctcACTTGCCTGGGTTGTCTTGAGCTCATTGCAAAAAACAGACAGGAGTATGAGGATATTGCTGTGAAACTGGGAACTGACCTGGAATA CCTGAAAAAAATCCGTGGCAAAGTCTGGAAGCAGAGAATATCCAGCCCTTTGTTCAACACGAAGCAGTACACGATGGACCTGGAGCGGCTGTACCTCCAGATGTGGGATCACTACGCCGCGGGCAACAAACCGGACCACATGATCAAACCCGTGGAGGCCAGCGAGTCTGCATGA
- the OGT gene encoding UDP-N-acetylglucosamine--peptide N-acetylglucosaminyltransferase 110 kDa subunit isoform X1, translating into MATSVGNVADSTEPTKRMLSFQGLAELAHREYQAGDFEAAERHCMQLWRQEPDNTGVLLLLSSIHFQCRRLDRSAHFSTLAIKQNPLLAEAYSNLGNVYKERGQLQEAIEHYRHALRLKPDFIDGYINLAAALVAAGDMEGAVQAYVSALQYNPDLYCVRSDLGNLLKALGRLEEAKACYLKAIETQPNFAVAWSNLGCVFNAQGEIWLAIHHFEKAVTLDPNFLDAYINLGNVLKEARIFDRAVAAYLRALSLSPNHAVVHGNLACVYYEQGLIDLAIDTYRRAIELQPHFPDAYCNLANALKEKGSVVEAEECYNTALRLCPTHADSLNNLANIKREQGNIEEAVRLYRKALEVFPEFAAAHSNLASVLQQQGKLQEALMHYKEAIRISPTFADAYSNMGNTLKEMQDVQGALQCYTRAIQINPAFADAHSNLASIHKDSGNIPEAIASYRTALKLKPDFPDAYCNLAHCLQIVCDWTDYDERMKKLVSIVADQLEKNRLPSVHPHHSMLYPLSHSFRKAIAERHGNLCLDKINVLHKPPYEHPKDLKTSEGRLRIGYVSSDFGNHPTSHLMQSIPGMHNPDKFEVFCYALSPDDGTNFRVKVMAEANHFIDLSQIPCNGKAADRIHQDGIHILINMNGYTKGARNELFALRPAPIQAMWLGYPGTSGALFMDYIITDKETSPVEVAEQYSEKLAYMPNTFFIGDHANMFPHLKKKAVIDFKSNGHIYDNRIVLNGIDLKAFLDSLPDVKIVKMKCPDSCDNADGNAALSMPVIPMNTIAEAVIEMINRGQIQITINGFNISNGLATTQINNKAATGEEVPRTIIVTTRSQYGLPEDAVVYCNFNQLYKIDPSTLQMWANILKRVPNSVLWLLRFPAVGEPNIQQYAQNLGLAQNRIIFSPVAPKEEHVRRGQLADVCLDTPLCNGHTTGMDVLWAGTPMVTMPGETLASRVAASQLTCLGCLELIAKNRQEYEDIAVKLGTDLEYLKKIRGKVWKQRISSPLFNTKQYTMDLERLYLQMWDHYAAGNKPDHMIKPVEASESA; encoded by the exons ATGGCGACCTCCGTGGGGAACGTGGCGGACAGCACAG AACCAACGAAACGTATGCTTTCCTTCCAAGGGTTAGCGGAGTTGGCTCATCGTGAGTATCAGGCAGGAGACTttgaagcagcagagaggcaCTGCATGCAGCTCTGGAGACAGGAGCCTGATAACACTGGTGTGCTTTTGTTACTGTCATCCATTCACTTCCAGTGTCGCCGACTGGACAG GTCTGCTCACTTCAGCACTTTGGCAATCAAACAGAATCCGCTGTTGGCCGAAGCCTATTCAAATCTAGGCAATGTGTACAAGGAGCGTGGACAGCTGCAGGAAGCAATTGAACATTACAGACATGCACTGCGCCTCAAACCAGATTTCATTGATGGATATATTAATTTGGCTGCTGCACTCGTAGCTGCAGGTGATATGGAAGGAGCAGTACAGGCATATGTGTCTGCCCTTCAGTACAATCCT gaCTTGTACTGTGTTCGTAGTGACCTGGGGAACCTGCTCAAAGCCCTGGGTCGCTTGGAAGAAGCCAAG GCCTGTTACTTAAAAGCAATTGAGACTCAACCAAACTTTGCAGTGGCTTGGAGTAATCTTGGCTGTGTTTTCAATGCCCAAGGAGAAATTTGGCTTGCAATTCATCACTTTGAAAAG gctgTAACACTTGACCCAAATTTTTTGGATGCTTATATCAATCTGGGAAATGTTCTGAAGGAGGCAAGGATATTTGACAG agctgtggcagcttACCTGCGAGCCTTGAGTTTGAGCCCGAATCACGCAGTTGTGCACGGCAACCTTGCCTGTGTGTACTATGAGCAGGGCCTGATCGACCTGGCCATAGACACCTACAGGAGGGCCATTGAGCTCCAGCCCCACTTCCCTGACGCCTACTGCAACTTGGCCAATGCCTTGAAGGAGAAAGGCAGT GTGGTGGAAGCAGAAGAATGCTACAACACAGCCCTTCGACTTTGTCCCACTCATGCAGACTCACTCAACAATCTGGCAAACATCAAGCGGGAGCAGGGCAATATTGAGGAAGCTGTGCGTCTTTATCGGAAGGCTCTTGAG gtGTTTCCAGAGTTTGCTGCAGCGCATTCAAATTTAGCAAGTGTtctgcaacagcagggaaagtTACAGGAAGCTCTGATGCATTACAAAGAGGCTATTAG aatCAGCCCCACATTTGCAGATGCTTATTCTAATATGGGAAACACTTTGAAGGAGATGCAGGATGTTCAAGGCGCTCTGCAGTGCTACACCCGTGCCATTCAGATAAACCCAGCCTTTGCTGATGCCCACAGCAACCTGGCCTCGATTCACAAG GATTCAGGGAATATACCAGAAGCCATTGCCTCTTACCGTACTGCTCTGAAACTGAAACCTGATTTCCCAGATGCCTATTGCAACTTGGCCCACTGTTTGCAG ATTGTTTGTGACTGGACAGACTATGATGAAAGAATGAAGAAGCTGGTTAGCATTGTAGCTGatcagctggagaaaaacagACTGCCTTCTGTACACCCACATCATAGCATGCTGTATCCCCTTTCTCACAGTTTTAGGAAGGCAATTGCTGAGAGACATGGAAATCTCTGTTTGGACAAG ATTAATGTTCTTCACAAGCCACCATATGAGCATCCCAAGGATTTGAAGACCAGTGAAGGTCGACTTCGTATTGGCTATGTGAGCTCTGATTTTGGAAACCATCCAACCTCACACCTAATGCAGTCAATTCCAGGCATGCATAACCCAGACAAATTcgag GTATTCTGCTATGCCCTGAGTCCTGATGATGGGACAAACTTCCGTGTAAAAGTGATGGCTGAAGCAAATCATTTCATTGACTTATCTCAG aTACCATGtaatggaaaagcagcagaccGCATCCATCAGGACGGGATTCACATTCTCATTAATATGAATGGCTACACCAAAGGAGCCCGAAATGAATTGTTTGCCCTGAGACCAGCACCTATTCAG gCAATGTGGCTAGGGTATCCTGGAACCAGTGGGGCATTGTTCATGGATTATATCATCACAGATAAAGAAACTTCACCAGTTGAGGTGGCTGAGCAGTATTCAGAGAAATTAGCTTACATGCCAAACACTTTCTTTATTGGAGACCATGCCAACATGTTCCCCCATCTGAAG aaaaaagCAGTCATTGATTTCAAGTCCAATGGTCATATTTATGATAACAGGATTGTTTTGAATGGCATTGACTTGAAGGCATTCCTGGACAGCCTTCCTGATGTCAAGATCGTTAAG ATGAAGTGTCCTGACAGTTGTGACAACGCCGATGGCAATGCTGCCCTCAGCATGCCAGTGATCCCTATGAACACCATTGCCGAGGCTGTGATTGAGATGATAAATCGCGGGCAAATTCAGATTACTATCAATGGCTTCAACATCAGTAATGGATTAGCAACTACTCAG ataaacaacaaaGCAGCAACTGGTGAAGAAGTTCCCCGGACTATAATTGTTACTACCCGTTCTCAGTACGGCTTACCAGAGGATGCTGTTGTGTACTGTAACTTCAATCAGCTCTATAAGATTGATCCTTCCACCTTGCAGATGTGGGCTAAT ATCCTAAAAAGAGTTCCCAACagtgtgctgtggctgctgcgTTTCCCAGCTGTAGGAGAGCCCAATATCCAGCAGTACGCACAAAACTTGGGTCTTGCCCAAAACCGAATCATCTTTTCACCTGTTGCTCCCAAAGAAGAGCATGTGAGGAGAGGGCAGTTGGCTGATGTTTGTCTGGACACTCCCCTTTGCAATGGGCACACAACTGGCATGGatgtgctctgggctgggactCCAATGGTCACTATGCCAG gtgAGACTCTTGCCTCACGagttgctgcctcacagctcACTTGCCTGGGTTGTCTTGAGCTCATTGCAAAAAACAGACAGGAGTATGAGGATATTGCTGTGAAACTGGGAACTGACCTGGAATA CCTGAAAAAAATCCGTGGCAAAGTCTGGAAGCAGAGAATATCCAGCCCTTTGTTCAACACGAAGCAGTACACGATGGACCTGGAGCGGCTGTACCTCCAGATGTGGGATCACTACGCCGCGGGCAACAAACCGGACCACATGATCAAACCCGTGGAGGCCAGCGAGTCTGCATGA